The following proteins are co-located in the Methylomonas sp. 11b genome:
- a CDS encoding phage tail protein — protein sequence MADPFLGEIRIFGFAYAPQDWAFCNGQQMAIQQQAALYALLGTRFGGDGRNYFNLPNLQGRAPIHFGANPIPNSAAYQLAQVGGTTGNPVQTQTAFSLTTANLPSHNHSADLSLTGVNAATAIKVSTGAGGGVTPDANATLTNAPNGQTSAAVFLPAATPQTNPITLGGVTTTLSGNGTVAVGNTGAGTPVSAPLNFNVPATMPPYLALNFCIALNGLFPPQQ from the coding sequence ATGGCTGATCCATTTTTGGGAGAAATCCGCATATTCGGTTTTGCGTACGCGCCACAAGATTGGGCGTTCTGCAATGGCCAGCAAATGGCGATTCAACAGCAAGCGGCGTTGTACGCGCTGCTCGGGACGCGATTCGGCGGCGACGGTCGAAATTACTTCAATTTGCCCAATCTGCAAGGCCGGGCGCCGATTCACTTCGGCGCCAATCCGATTCCCAACTCTGCAGCGTACCAGCTTGCCCAAGTCGGAGGTACCACCGGCAACCCGGTACAGACTCAAACCGCGTTCAGTTTGACGACAGCCAATCTACCGTCTCACAACCACTCCGCCGACTTATCGCTGACCGGCGTCAACGCCGCAACGGCCATCAAGGTTTCCACCGGCGCCGGCGGCGGCGTCACCCCCGACGCAAATGCCACGCTGACTAACGCGCCTAACGGCCAAACCTCGGCCGCGGTGTTTCTGCCCGCCGCCACGCCGCAAACCAATCCGATCACCCTCGGCGGAGTGACGACCACACTGAGCGGCAACGGCACGGTCGCGGTCGGCAATACCGGCGCCGGCACGCCAGTCAGCGCGCCGCTAAATTTCAACGTGCCGGCAACGATGCCGCCCTATTTAGCGCTGAATTTCTGCATCGCCCTCAACGGTCTATTCCCACCTCAACAGTAA
- a CDS encoding ATP-binding protein has product MTQQTQNILIGHLTEVRGDGMDARITEEHSTAAPIIKLGDEEILAGHIGSYVVIRQSHIGVLALVFKMWERDRFDAAGNRATDRFIALIPVGELNENNVFIRGVRHYPTPGAAVYAVGLSEINAIFSKFRDYEFFIGQLASHKDYHLSLDPRALFGRHFAIIGQSGSGKSWTVTSLIQHTMRAMPKTHMIMLDLHGEYCWKRPDGTIESAFPEEQVNYVDAMDLEMPYWMMSYAELVDLFIDRDDRGASMQMSFMREVLQQLKRKEAKAIGLGVVSIDTPIYFSLAEMYMQFKAANEERKDFGKTKGALFGQFDEFLVTMQSRFNDVRYDFLLKPKKRNNSASMADLLRQFVGLGQKKANITVVDLSSVPTDVRPAVSAQVGRLAYEFNYWNPRRREFPITLICEEAHAYIPREKGGQFDGTKKMMERIAKEGRKYGVSIGVVSQRPTELSETMLAQCSSFICLRTTNPDDQQYIRGLVPEAEGDLADILSSLGRGEALVLGEAAPLPTRVQIYRPNPEPKSNDVDYYTSWREGPDDLDVEGIVENWRTQNRH; this is encoded by the coding sequence ATGACGCAGCAAACGCAAAATATCCTGATCGGCCATTTAACCGAAGTCAGAGGCGACGGAATGGACGCCCGTATTACTGAAGAACATTCGACAGCGGCGCCCATCATCAAGCTCGGCGATGAAGAAATACTGGCCGGCCATATCGGTTCCTATGTGGTGATCCGCCAGTCGCATATCGGCGTGCTGGCGCTGGTGTTCAAGATGTGGGAACGCGATCGGTTTGACGCTGCCGGCAATCGCGCTACCGACCGCTTTATTGCCTTGATCCCGGTCGGCGAGTTGAACGAAAACAATGTGTTTATTCGCGGCGTCCGCCATTATCCGACGCCGGGTGCGGCGGTGTATGCTGTTGGGCTGAGCGAGATCAACGCTATTTTTTCTAAATTTCGCGATTACGAATTTTTTATTGGGCAGTTAGCCAGTCATAAGGATTATCACTTGAGCCTGGACCCGCGCGCGCTGTTTGGTCGGCATTTTGCAATTATCGGCCAGTCCGGTTCCGGTAAATCCTGGACCGTCACCAGCTTGATCCAGCACACGATGCGAGCGATGCCGAAAACCCACATGATCATGCTGGATCTGCACGGCGAATATTGCTGGAAGCGCCCGGACGGCACTATCGAATCGGCGTTTCCCGAAGAACAAGTCAATTACGTGGATGCAATGGACCTGGAAATGCCGTATTGGATGATGTCTTATGCCGAGTTGGTGGACTTGTTCATCGATAGAGACGACAGAGGTGCTTCGATGCAAATGTCTTTCATGCGCGAAGTACTGCAACAATTAAAGCGCAAGGAAGCCAAAGCCATTGGCCTGGGGGTGGTTTCGATAGATACGCCGATTTATTTTTCGCTGGCGGAAATGTATATGCAATTCAAGGCCGCTAACGAGGAGCGCAAGGATTTCGGTAAAACCAAGGGTGCTTTGTTCGGCCAGTTTGACGAATTTCTGGTGACCATGCAGAGCCGTTTCAATGACGTGCGTTACGACTTTTTATTGAAACCCAAAAAGCGCAACAACTCGGCCAGCATGGCGGACTTACTCAGACAATTCGTGGGTCTGGGGCAAAAAAAAGCCAACATCACCGTCGTCGATCTCAGCTCCGTACCCACCGATGTCCGGCCAGCGGTGTCCGCACAAGTCGGCCGACTGGCGTATGAATTCAATTATTGGAACCCGCGTCGCCGCGAGTTTCCGATTACGTTAATCTGTGAGGAAGCCCATGCCTATATCCCGCGCGAAAAAGGCGGGCAGTTCGACGGTACCAAGAAAATGATGGAAAGAATCGCCAAGGAGGGCCGTAAATACGGGGTGTCCATCGGCGTGGTCAGCCAGCGGCCCACCGAATTGTCTGAAACCATGTTGGCGCAATGCAGCTCGTTTATTTGCCTGCGCACCACTAACCCGGACGACCAGCAATACATTCGCGGTCTGGTGCCGGAGGCGGAAGGTGATTTGGCCGATATTCTCAGCTCCCTCGGCCGGGGGGAAGCGCTGGTGCTCGGCGAGGCCGCGCCGCTACCGACGCGAGTACAAATCTACCGGCCCAACCCGGAACCCAAAAGTAACGATGTCGATTACTACACCAGCTGGCGCGAAGGCCCGGATGACTTGGATGTGGAAGGCATCGTCGAGAATTGGCGCACGCAGAATCGGCATTGA
- the ald gene encoding alanine dehydrogenase: protein MKIGIPKEIKPNENRVSVVPSGVAALVSAGHSVTMESGAGVGAGFEDSLYQAAGAQLVDGPEPVWASAEMIVKVKEPIEPEWSRIRPGQTLFTYFHFAANRPLTEAHLASGATCIAYETVQLPSGELPLLTPMSEVAGRLAVQEGAHYLEKLYGGRGMLLGGVPGVLPAKVLILGGGVVGTQAAKMAAGLGAQVTVMDLSLERLRQLSDILPANVQLLFSSRHAILEQIRTADLVIGGVLVTGAAAPKLIRAEDLKLMQPGAVIVDVAVDQGGCVETTHPTTHADPIYIIDNVVHYAVANMPGAVPRTSTLALTNATLPYALQLANKGWQQALRENSALLKGLNIVAGNVTCQGIADAFGFNCLPPDQFLS, encoded by the coding sequence ATGAAAATCGGCATACCCAAGGAAATCAAACCTAACGAAAACCGGGTATCGGTGGTACCGTCCGGCGTTGCTGCGTTGGTGAGCGCCGGCCATAGCGTCACCATGGAAAGCGGCGCCGGCGTTGGTGCCGGCTTTGAAGACTCGCTATACCAGGCCGCCGGCGCGCAGCTGGTGGACGGGCCCGAGCCAGTCTGGGCCTCAGCGGAGATGATCGTCAAGGTCAAGGAGCCGATAGAACCGGAATGGTCGCGGATTCGTCCCGGACAAACGCTATTTACCTATTTTCACTTTGCCGCCAACCGCCCGTTGACCGAGGCGCATCTGGCTTCCGGCGCCACTTGTATTGCTTATGAAACAGTGCAATTGCCGTCCGGCGAATTACCCTTGCTGACGCCGATGTCGGAAGTGGCCGGCCGGCTGGCGGTGCAGGAAGGCGCGCATTATCTGGAAAAGCTCTATGGCGGCCGCGGCATGTTACTCGGCGGCGTTCCGGGGGTATTGCCGGCCAAGGTCTTGATTTTGGGCGGCGGGGTAGTCGGCACGCAGGCGGCAAAAATGGCGGCGGGTTTGGGCGCGCAAGTCACGGTAATGGATTTGTCGCTGGAGCGTCTGCGCCAACTTAGCGACATTTTGCCGGCCAATGTACAGCTATTGTTTTCCAGCCGTCATGCCATCCTGGAACAAATTCGCACAGCAGACCTGGTCATCGGCGGCGTATTGGTCACCGGTGCAGCCGCGCCCAAATTGATTCGCGCTGAAGATTTAAAATTGATGCAACCCGGCGCGGTGATCGTCGATGTGGCGGTGGACCAAGGCGGTTGCGTGGAAACCACCCATCCCACTACCCACGCCGATCCGATTTATATAATCGACAACGTCGTGCATTATGCAGTGGCCAATATGCCCGGCGCGGTACCGCGCACCTCGACACTGGCCTTAACCAACGCCACCCTGCCCTATGCCCTGCAACTCGCCAACAAGGGCTGGCAACAGGCGCTACGCGAGAATTCCGCTTTGCTAAAAGGGCTAAACATCGTGGCCGGTAATGTTACTTGCCAAGGGATTGCCGATGCCTTTGGATTTAATTGTCTGCCGCCGGATCAGTTCCTGAGCTGA
- a CDS encoding sulfotransferase family protein, translating into MSHRYHFISGLPRSGSTLLAAILKQNPRFHAGMTSPVGAFFSGLLDQVSAGSEWGPVVTTEQRRRLLRGLFDSYYAAETDKDVVFDTNRAWSGRLPALLDLFPDAKVIACVRNVAWVMDSLERLYRASPYENSRLFADDAERNTVYSRVETLAQRNRLVGFAWSALKEAFYGEQAASLLVVEYDLLARAPEKVVPLIYDFLGEPAYPHDFANLQYDAPAFDNNLGLSGLHSIRPQVSLENRATILPPDLFEQYANMAFWRDGRGSRAHVVSAQPAVAGPLVKSV; encoded by the coding sequence TTGAGCCACCGTTATCACTTTATTTCCGGCCTGCCGCGTTCGGGTTCAACGCTGTTGGCCGCCATTTTGAAACAGAATCCGCGTTTCCATGCCGGCATGACCAGTCCGGTCGGCGCGTTTTTTTCGGGATTGCTCGATCAAGTCAGCGCCGGCAGCGAGTGGGGGCCGGTCGTGACCACCGAGCAGCGTCGCCGGTTGTTGCGCGGGCTGTTCGATAGTTACTACGCAGCCGAAACCGACAAGGATGTGGTGTTCGACACCAATCGCGCCTGGAGCGGCCGCCTGCCTGCCTTGCTGGATCTGTTCCCGGACGCCAAGGTTATCGCCTGTGTCCGCAACGTGGCCTGGGTCATGGACAGTCTGGAACGCCTGTACCGGGCCAGTCCCTACGAAAACAGCCGCTTGTTTGCCGATGATGCCGAGCGCAATACGGTGTATAGCCGGGTGGAAACCTTGGCGCAGCGCAATCGCTTGGTCGGCTTTGCTTGGTCGGCGCTGAAGGAAGCATTTTACGGCGAACAGGCGGCTTCGCTACTGGTCGTCGAATACGACTTGCTGGCACGGGCGCCCGAGAAAGTGGTGCCGTTGATTTACGATTTTCTTGGCGAGCCCGCGTATCCGCACGATTTCGCGAATCTGCAATACGACGCGCCGGCCTTCGACAACAATTTAGGTTTGTCTGGCCTGCACAGCATTCGGCCGCAAGTCAGCCTTGAGAACCGGGCTACCATTCTGCCGCCGGATCTGTTCGAGCAGTACGCCAATATGGCGTTCTGGCGTGACGGCCGTGGCAGCCGCGCCCACGTCGTTTCCGCGCAACCGGCCGTCGCCGGGCCGCTGGTGAAATCCGTTTGA
- a CDS encoding GNAT family N-acetyltransferase, whose product MAIAPLPAGLNLRPQRDTDAAFLAGLYRTLRDDLRMLEAEHAFVEELIEMQFRAQREGYGQQFPNAMYFIIELQRDAVGRVAVDFGQNEIRVIDLALLPAARNRGHGGQVIRALQLAAAQTRAPLTLVAALNNPRALRFYATLDFTVARTTDSHALLIWYPE is encoded by the coding sequence ATGGCGATAGCACCACTGCCGGCCGGCTTAAACTTACGGCCGCAACGCGATACCGACGCGGCGTTTTTGGCGGGGCTGTACCGCACGTTACGGGACGATTTGCGCATGCTCGAGGCTGAGCATGCTTTCGTCGAGGAATTGATTGAAATGCAGTTTCGCGCCCAGCGCGAAGGTTACGGCCAGCAATTTCCGAACGCGATGTATTTCATTATCGAACTTCAACGCGATGCCGTCGGCCGAGTAGCCGTCGATTTCGGACAAAACGAAATCAGAGTGATCGACTTGGCCTTGCTGCCAGCGGCGCGGAATCGCGGTCACGGCGGACAGGTGATCCGTGCCCTACAGCTAGCCGCCGCGCAAACCCGAGCGCCGCTGACCTTGGTCGCGGCGTTGAACAATCCACGCGCGCTAAGGTTTTACGCGACACTGGACTTTACCGTGGCCCGGACAACCGACAGCCACGCCTTGCTGATTTGGTATCCGGAATAG
- a CDS encoding DUF6916 family protein, with translation MKTTLDAPMIGDLHSRNFSPFLGQPCLLENGTITIATVLERVDEKPAARQPTADSRRTPFALLLKGDADCPYLDGVFTLRIGGALEVSGIYLTRVLNTGPQPASLFQAVFN, from the coding sequence ATGAAAACCACACTCGACGCGCCAATGATAGGCGATTTGCATAGCCGGAATTTTTCGCCATTTTTGGGCCAACCCTGTCTATTAGAAAACGGGACGATCACGATCGCCACGGTCTTGGAACGGGTGGACGAAAAACCGGCGGCCCGCCAGCCGACCGCCGATTCGCGTCGCACGCCGTTCGCGCTATTGCTGAAAGGCGACGCCGATTGCCCATATCTGGACGGTGTGTTCACTCTACGAATTGGGGGCGCGCTCGAGGTATCCGGCATTTATCTCACTCGCGTTTTAAATACCGGTCCACAGCCGGCTAGCCTGTTTCAGGCGGTTTTCAACTGA